A stretch of the Candidatus Poribacteria bacterium genome encodes the following:
- the lptC gene encoding LPS export ABC transporter periplasmic protein LptC has protein sequence MDLDASPLEVRRGGLLVTLRLRRFLFCAALLAAGCRDAAPPEKTPEEIVAAQMETPVMAQYRGPELRWKMWGEQAEVLASGDVRVRNPKVLIYEKGEPALTVTAADGHIQQRTRDFRVTGSVHAVSREATLETDELRWNERDGTLIAPREARIHRGGSVLIGQSLVSTPNLRKATMTTVRGKVLPKDEKIAPNTLPSFDR, from the coding sequence GTGGATTTGGATGCATCCCCGCTGGAAGTCCGCCGAGGAGGCCTCCTCGTGACGCTCCGACTCCGCCGGTTCCTCTTCTGCGCCGCGCTGCTGGCAGCGGGATGCCGCGATGCCGCGCCGCCGGAGAAGACCCCCGAAGAAATCGTCGCCGCGCAGATGGAGACGCCCGTCATGGCGCAGTACCGCGGACCCGAACTCCGCTGGAAGATGTGGGGCGAACAGGCGGAAGTCCTCGCCTCCGGCGACGTGCGTGTGCGGAACCCCAAGGTCCTCATCTACGAGAAGGGCGAGCCAGCGCTGACTGTCACCGCCGCCGATGGACACATCCAGCAGCGTACCCGCGACTTCCGCGTCACCGGCAGCGTCCATGCCGTCTCACGCGAAGCGACGCTGGAAACGGACGAATTGCGCTGGAATGAGCGCGATGGTACACTCATTGCACCTCGCGAAGCCCGGATTCACCGAGGAGGCTCCGTTTTGATCGGGCAGAGCCTCGTCAGCACCCCGAACCTTCGCAAGGCGACGATGACCACCGTACGAGGCAAGGTTCTGCCGAAGGATGAGAAGATTGCGCCGAATACGCTCCCGTCGTTCGACCGCTAG
- a CDS encoding lysophospholipid acyltransferase family protein, translated as MSPIDARRVRRLIKDAGYGLGIHSLRLAVGSLSDRAAGDLGRWLGRRAARIAASDFARARRQFAAAFPERSPSEVDENVLRCFEHLGMCVVEILRFDRLTTRNIADRVELVGREHIDAARERGNGFIGLTGHYGNWELLAAALVLNGIPVSAIARDLRSRTLGRLLVRQRSRVGVESISRDGGAREAVRALRANHALGVLADVDTSVQSVTVDFFGRPAKTPVGPVRLSQRFGSPAIPLFLTRLDDGRHRLDVHPPIVWQDTGDPDADLVANTSAFTRVIESQIRRVPHQWIWMHPRWKSAEEASS; from the coding sequence GCGCCGAGTACGGCGTCTGATCAAAGATGCCGGCTACGGGTTGGGCATCCACTCCCTTCGCCTGGCGGTGGGATCGCTCTCGGATCGGGCTGCGGGAGACCTGGGTAGGTGGCTCGGCAGACGCGCCGCGCGCATCGCCGCCAGCGACTTCGCCCGCGCCCGACGTCAGTTCGCCGCCGCGTTCCCGGAACGCAGCCCCTCGGAAGTCGATGAAAACGTCCTCCGCTGCTTTGAGCACTTGGGCATGTGCGTCGTCGAGATCCTGCGGTTCGACCGGCTCACGACCCGCAACATCGCCGACCGCGTCGAGCTCGTCGGACGCGAACACATCGACGCCGCGCGCGAGCGCGGGAACGGCTTCATCGGATTGACAGGTCACTACGGCAACTGGGAACTCCTCGCCGCCGCCCTCGTCCTCAACGGCATCCCCGTCAGCGCCATCGCCCGCGACCTCCGCTCCCGCACGCTCGGACGCCTCCTTGTACGACAGCGATCGCGCGTCGGCGTCGAGAGCATCTCGCGCGACGGCGGAGCCCGCGAAGCGGTCCGCGCGCTACGGGCGAACCACGCCCTGGGGGTCCTCGCCGATGTCGATACGTCCGTCCAGAGCGTTACCGTCGACTTCTTCGGACGGCCCGCGAAGACGCCCGTCGGACCCGTACGCCTGAGCCAGCGATTCGGCTCCCCGGCGATCCCGCTCTTCCTGACCCGCCTCGACGACGGACGCCATCGGCTCGACGTCCATCCGCCCATCGTCTGGCAGGACACCGGCGATCCCGACGCCGACCTCGTCGCCAACACGAGCGCCTTCACCCGCGTCATCGAGAGCCAGATCCGGCGCGTTCCCCATCAGTGGATTTGGATGCATCCCCGCTGGAAGTCCGCCGAGGAGGCCTCCTCGTGA
- the lptB gene encoding LPS export ABC transporter ATP-binding protein, whose protein sequence is MAVLRTEKLVKTYGKRTVVNEVSIQVGTGEVVGLLGPNGAGKTQTFYMTVGLVRPNEGVVLLGDEDITHEPMYRRAQKGIAYLPQEPSIFRKLSVGDNLMAVLELQPGARSQREAKRQELLEEFGLTNLADSMAYTLSGGEQRRTEIARTLAISPSFILLDEPFAGVDPKAISDIQQIIRRLRERQIGIILTDHNASETLEIADRAYLIVDGKILMHGTPQELRASELARQYYFGDLFARRERK, encoded by the coding sequence ATGGCCGTTCTCAGAACCGAAAAACTCGTCAAGACGTACGGCAAACGCACCGTCGTCAACGAGGTCAGCATCCAAGTAGGGACCGGCGAGGTCGTCGGACTGCTCGGGCCCAACGGCGCCGGCAAGACCCAGACGTTCTACATGACCGTGGGGCTCGTACGTCCCAATGAAGGAGTGGTACTACTCGGCGACGAAGACATCACCCACGAACCGATGTACCGCCGCGCGCAGAAGGGCATCGCGTACCTGCCCCAGGAGCCCTCGATCTTCCGCAAGCTCTCGGTCGGCGATAACCTCATGGCAGTCCTCGAACTCCAACCCGGCGCGCGAAGCCAACGCGAAGCCAAGAGACAGGAGCTTCTCGAGGAGTTCGGTCTGACGAACCTCGCCGACAGCATGGCGTACACGCTCTCCGGAGGCGAGCAGCGCCGGACCGAAATCGCCAGAACGTTGGCGATCTCGCCGTCGTTCATCCTGTTGGACGAGCCCTTCGCAGGCGTCGATCCCAAGGCGATCTCGGACATCCAGCAGATCATCCGGCGTCTCCGGGAACGCCAGATCGGGATCATCCTGACGGACCACAACGCCTCGGAGACCCTCGAGATCGCGGACCGCGCCTACTTGATCGTCGACGGCAAGATTCTCATGCACGGCACGCCCCAAGAGCTGAGGGCAAGCGAGCTGGCGCGGCAGTACTACTTCGGTGACCTGTTCGCCCGCCGCGAGCGGAAATGA